A window from Musa acuminata AAA Group cultivar baxijiao chromosome BXJ3-10, Cavendish_Baxijiao_AAA, whole genome shotgun sequence encodes these proteins:
- the LOC104000279 gene encoding aspartic proteinase Asp1, with the protein MGGWTAAGKGLLIAFLLAFTAAISPSASAASTKKAKGSDSPPLMLQLPVDTGRRDPSSVVFPIYGDVYPHGLYYVAMSIGDPPKPYFLDIDTGSDLTWLQCDAPCVRCSKGPHPWYRPTRNKLVPCRDPLCAALHVGTIHDENCDQCDYQIQYEDRGSSLGVLISDAFNLRLINTTVVRPVFAFGCGYDQQFATQNAPTPTDGLLGLGTGKISVLSQLSDQGVTKNVMGHCLGGKGGGYLFFGDDFVPTSLMTWAPMSRSRNYYSPGPANLYWGTRSLGVNQMEVVFDTGSTFTYFGFQPYQAFLSAVKSDLSKKPLKEEFDDPSLPVCWKGPKAFKSVKDVKKHFKTLALNFVNGNRALLEVPPENYLIITKHGNACLGILNGTEVGLNKDLNIIGDISMQDRMVVYDNERQHIGWVPIGCDRLPKPGASSR; encoded by the exons ATGGGAGGCTGGACGGCCGCCGGAAAAGGGCTTCTAATCGCCTTCTTGCTAGCTTTCACCGCCGCGATCTCgccctccgcctccgccgcctcGACGAAGAAGGCGAAGGGCTCGGACTCTCCTCCGCTGATGTTGCAGCTGCCGGTCGATACCGGCCGCCGGGATCCCTCCTCTGTCGTCTTCCCCATCTACGGCGATGTCTACCCGCACGG GCTGTACTATGTAGCGATGAGCATTGGCGATCCGCCGAAGCCCTATTTCTTGGATATCGACACCGGCAGCGACCTCACTTGGCTCCAATGCGACGCTCCCTGCGTTAGATGCTCCAAG GGGCCTCACCCGTGGTACCGGCCGACGAGAAACAAGCTGGTGCCCTGCAGGGACCCCCTCTGCGCCGCCCTCCACGTCGGCACCATCCACGACGAGAACTGCGACCAATGCGACTACCAGATCCAGTACGAAGACCGCGGCTCCTCCCTTGGCGTGCTCATCTCCGACGCCTTCAACCTCCGCCTGATCAACACCACCGTCGTCCGCCCTGTCTTTGCCTTCGG GTGTGGGTACGACCAGCAGTTCGCGACACAGAACGCCCCTACGCCAACCGACGGACTTCTTGGCCTCGGCACCGGGAAAATTAGCGTTCTGTCGCAGCTGAGCGATCAAGGGGTGACCAAGAACGTCATGGGTCACTGTCTCGGCGGGAAGGGAGGAGGCTATCTTTTCTTCGGAGATGATTTCGTCCCCACCTCTCTGATGACTTGGGCGCCCATGTCTCGCTCCCG GAATTACTACTCACCTGGGCCAGCAAACCTCTACTGGGGCACTCGGTCTCTGGGAGTGAATCAAATGGAGGTGGTTTTCGATACCGGGAGCACCTTCACCTACTTTGGGTTTCAGCCCTACCAAGCATTCCTCTCGGCT GTGAAGAGTGATCTTTCCAAGAAACCACTGAAGGAGGAGTTTGATGACCCATCCCTTCCGGTGTGCTGGAAAGGGCCGAAGGCATTCAAGTCCGTGAAGGATGTCAAGAAGCACTTCAAGACTTTAGCTCTCAACTTTGTGAATGGAAACCGAGCATTGCTCGAAGTACCTCCCGAGAACTACCTTATCATCACT AAACATGGGAATGCGTGCTTGGGAATCCTCAATGGCACCGAAGTTGGACTCAACAAAGACCTCAACATAATTGGAG ACATCTCCATGCAAGACCGCATGGTCGTTTATGACAACGAGAGGCAGCACATTGGGTGGGTTCCGATCGGCTGCGACAGGCTCCCCAAGCCTGGAGCTTCCTCCCGGTGA